The following coding sequences are from one Oncorhynchus kisutch isolate 150728-3 linkage group LG23, Okis_V2, whole genome shotgun sequence window:
- the lg23h2orf42 gene encoding uncharacterized protein C2orf42 homolog: MESVVAVTSPPASVVAPTPHNLCSKQRESSKKTATSTNPSFLSNLGKPTLRGIRKCPQCGVFNGTRGLSCKNKACGIVFRDGGAVGGGRGAKRGAMEVVRVVIDGGGEDEEGDEGRCGESSGGGAQVFSVCQRVRGVGAAATQRGFIELVPTDTAIATSEGATLLTRVNMGRCFLPTCRHANGQRSGQSQSQQAAVLTNPPSKHGLSNSVTPCVHVKQAMECQVQATPLPLKSSILEGLQASVEAREELWRLATESPGPLVQRVNKDTLVVKCHSGPSHPLGLLHLTVGAAGSGVGGKGKGKVREGAVFQCSCQGGVRGGTAGGRVAVETSQNGDGEVRGSSGGVSSGVLPDSTSRPGADAGPTAPYLCLHFYACVCAFTSDEKLASEFTGFLNYSSNGVQQNADCTVLCGSSPPQLPEPIAAHKTKRLRLDEHLIGSSQPVDESLVTLGFQQWLASVTERIHLTMHYQFDGQPEPLVFHIPHVFFNTLQYRLSLGSKKRRLPNATSAFVRNDDLHHGSFPKYTWHITNLMQVKRIFDTPELPLELTQSFVKNSDGSYSPFRCPEPLHPHPTEGYSRTDRSQAIRPLELRTFLQVGLCTADQKDPTPFVIEWIPDILPRCRVGELRIRFQYGHQHGGQTEYCDGTPRRTGAGGGTGRGGCKSSSDTSLPK; this comes from the exons ATGGAGTCTGTTGTGGCAGTAACCTCACCTCCTGCATCGGTGGTTGCCCCTACACCCCACAACCTTTGCtcaaagcagagagagagtagCAAGAAGACTGCTACCAGCACCAACCCCTCCTTTCTGTCCAATCTGGGCAAGCCCACCCTACGAGGGATCAGGAAGTGTCCCCAGTGTGGCGTTTTCAACGGCACCCGTGGGCTCAGCTGCAAGAACAAGGCTTGTGGAATTGTCTTCAGAGATGGGGGGGCTGTGGGGGGAGGCAGAGGGGCCAAGAGAGGAGCAATGGAGGTGGTGCGGGTGGTGATTGATGGAGGAGGGGAAGATGAAGAGGGAGATGAAGGAAGATGTGGTGAATCCTCAGGTGGAGGTGCGcaggtgttctctgtctgtcagcGAGTGAGAGGGGTGGGAGCGGCTGCAACACAGCGCGGGTTCATAGAGCTTGTCCCCACGGATACGGCCATTGCCACGAGTGAAGGGGCGACTCTGCTGACCCGGGTCAACATGGGCCGCTGCTTCCTGCCCACCTGCCGCCATGCCAACGGTCAAAGGTCAGGCCAGAGCCAGTCGCAGCAGGCAGCTGTTCTGACCAACCCCCCCTCCAAGCATGGCTTGTCTAACTCCGTCACTCCCTGTGTCCACGTGAAGCAGGCCATGGAGTGCCAGGTGCaggccacccctctccccctgaaGAGCTCTATCCTGGAGGGGCTTCAGGCCTCAGTCGAGGCCAGGGAAGAGCTCTGGAGGTTGGCTACTGAATCCCCGGGACCCCTGGTTCAGCGGGTGAACAAAGATACTCTGGTGGTGAAATGTCACAGTGGACCAAGTCATCCTCTGGGGCTGCTGCACCTAACTGTAGGCGCGGCGGGGTCTGGTGttggggggaaggggaaggggaaggtcAGAGAGGGGGCTGTGTTTCAGTGTTCCTGTCAAGGGGGTGTCAGAGGAGGTACGGCAGGAGGAAGAGTGGCCGTGGAAACCTCCCAGAATGGGGATGGGGAGGTGAGAGGGTCCTCAGGTGGCGTCTCCTCTGGTGTCTTACCTGACTCCACCTCTCGGCCTGGTGCTGATGCTGGCCCTACAGCTCCATACCTCTGCCTCCACTTCTATGCCTGTGTTTGCGCCTTCACCAGTGACGAGAAACTGGCCTCAGAGTTCACAGGTTTCCTCAACTACAGCTCCAATG GTGTACAACAGAATGCTGACTGCACAGTCCTCTGTGGCTCCAGTCCACCTCAGCTGCCTGAACCAATCGCCGCTCACAAAACCAAGAGACTCCGTCTGGACGAGCACCTCATTG GGAGCAGTCAGCCTGTGGATGAGAGCCTGGTGACCCTGGGCTTCCAGCAGTGGCTAGCCAGCGTTACAGAGAGGATCCACCTGACCATGCACTACCAGTTtgatg GTCAGCCGGAGCCTCTGGTGTTCCACATTCCCCATGTTTTCTTCAACACCCTGCAGTATCGTCTGTCCCTGGGCTCCAAGAAGAGACGGCTGCCTAATGCTACCTCAg CGTTTGTAAGGAATGATGATCTGCACCATGGCTCCTTCCCCAAGTACACCTGGCACATCACCAACCTGATGCAGGTGAAACGCATCTTCGACACCCCAGAG ctgccCCTGGAGTTGACCCAGAGTTTTGTGAAGAACAGTGATGGTTCCTACTCTCCTTTCCGCTGCCCAGAGCCTCTTCATCCTCACCCCACTGAGGGCTACAGCCGGACGGACAGATCCCAGGCCATACGACCCCTGGAGCTACGCACCTTTCTCCAAgtcg GACTGTGTACAGCGGATCAGAAGGATCCCACTCCCTTTGTGATCGAGTGGATCCCAGACATCCTGCCTCGCTGTCGCGTCGGAGAGCTCCGCATCCGCTTCCAGTATGGTCACCAGCACGGAGGACAGACGGAATACTGTGATGGAACACCGAGACGCACCGGAGCGGGAGGGGGGACAGGTAGGGGGGGTTGCAAGTCATCATCAGATACCTCCCTTCCCAAATAA